TGAAGGGTCGATAACCTCAGCGGCTGAGAGCTTTGCCTGAAGCTCCTGTATCCTGCCTTCCATAAAAGACTGTTTTTCTCTTGCAGCATGGTATTCTGCATTTTCTGAAAGGTCGCCGTGCGCACGCGCCTCTGCTATTGCCTTTATGTTTTTGGGCCTGTCAGCTTTAATCAGCCTGTCTAATTCTTCCTGAAGTTTTTTGTGACCTTCAGGAGTCATTGGAACTCTCTTTGTCATGAATCTCCTTTTTCTCGTTTTTATAATTTAACACTTTTCAGTTCGATTTTTCAAAAATATTAAAACAGATTTCTCACATAGACATAAAATTAATTAATAATGTAATATGTGAAACAATGTCAAAGATATTAATCGGGCTCATATCAGCAACAGAAGCAGAATCAAAAATAATTATCAAGAGATTAGGGAAAACAAGATTCAGGAACTTTTATGCAGGTAAAATCAGGAGCGCCAGAGTTATTCATGCTGTATCAGGAATAGGCAAGACCAATGCATCCCACACA
This genomic window from Nitrospiraceae bacterium contains:
- the greA gene encoding transcription elongation factor GreA, whose product is MTKRVPMTPEGHKKLQEELDRLIKADRPKNIKAIAEARAHGDLSENAEYHAAREKQSFMEGRIQELQAKLSAAEVIDPSKINQSKVAFGAKVKVLDTDSGEEYFFVLVGVDEADVKKGKISISSPVGRALLGKEVGDTAVMKAPARTIEYEILEITFE